DNA from Chloroflexota bacterium:
CAAATCGTCGGTAATACCACCCTCTGGCAAAAATCGCACAGGGAGGTCAACCAGCATCGAAAAGACCAGCACCGCAAAGGCCGTGCGGAAGGCGAAGTGCGGCCCACCAAGAAAGCGCCAGCCCAAAATAAAAAGCGGTAAATTGCCCAGCAAAACCATCAAACCAATCGGCCACTGTGTGTAATGGTTGGTAATTTGCGCCAAACCGCTAACACCGCCACTGGCAAGTTGTGATGGCACCAGAAAAACGCGCAGTGCCAGTGCTTGCAGCGCCGCACCTGCAAAAATCAGAGCGTAATCACGCGCCGCGCGCCAGGTAAAGCGGAATTCACCCGATAATCTATTGGGGTTTAAAATACGCATTGCGCGCTAAAGCCTACGCGTCCAAAAGGGATGTATTAGCCAGGGCTTCAACCACACCGACGACTGCCGAGTTATCCAGTTCGGGCATGCCCATTTGCAACATAGCATCGAAGAGCTGGGTATGCACCGCTGCCGCAGGGATCGGAACACCATATTCGCGCGCCGTATCCATGACAATGCCCAGGTCTTTAGCCTGCATATAGGCTTTGAAACCGGGTTGACGATTGCCCGCGAACAAACGCTCAGGCTTGACATCCAGCGTCCAGCACTGAGCCGCGCCACCCTGAATAGCTGCAACCACCTTTTCAGGATCCGCCCCGGCCTTTTTTGCCAAAATCATCAACTCGCCCATCGCCACCATCTGGGCAGCCACCATAATCTGATTGGCGGCTTTAGCAATTTGCCCCGCGCCAGCTTCGCCAACATGAGTGATGCTTTTGCCAACCGCGTTAAAAATTGGCAACACTTTTTCAAGCGCATCTGCCGGGCCGCCCACCATAATCGCCAGGGTGCCATTTTTCGCGCCAATATCGCCACCGCTAACAGGACAATCCAGCGCCAGCACGCCCTTTTGGCCCAGTTCCTGGGAAATCAGGCGCGCTGTAGCCGGTTTGATGGTTGAATTATCGACGAATATCAGGCCATCCCGCGCAGCTTCGATGATGCCTTCAGTACCGAGCGCCACCAACTCCACATCCGGAGAGTCGGGAAGGTTCGTAAATATCACATCCACCTGGGCAGCCACTTCGGCGGGCGAAAAAGCTTCTTTTGCGCCTTCGGCAACCAACTCGGCTACAGCGCTGCGGCTGCGATTATGTACAACCAGGGGGTAACCAGCCTTTAAGATATTGCGGGCCATCGATTTACCCATGATGCCGAGGCCGATATATCCTACCGTTAATTTCGCTGACATAAAAACTCCTTAGGGGCTGCTGATTCAGTCTTGATAACGTTTCGTAATATTGGGCACTAGATACCCTTCAAAGGCGCGCTGAACATCATAGTCCGGCTGCCAACCCCAATCGCGCCGCGCCGCGCTATCGTCCATCTCCGCGGCCCAACTATCTACTATCGTTTGACGCTTCATATCCGGGGTAAAGTCAATCTGTGCAGCAGGGAAGAATTTCAACACCCATTGCTTAAATTCTTCTGCCGAGAGACTAAAGCTAGTGACATTATAAACACGCTGCCCAATGGCTTCGGCAGGCGCGGCAGCAAGGGCCAACAGTGATTTTACAGCATCGGGCATCGCCATAAAGGGAATGCGCACATCGGGGCGCACGAAACAGCCATACGGTTCGCCTTTCGCCGCGGCGTGAAGCATTTCGGGACCGTAGTCGCTGGTGCCGCCGCTGGGAACGGTGAATGCGCTGATCAGGCCGGGGAAGCGCACGGCACGAAAATCCACCATCGTGGATTGTTCTGCCGCCAATTGACGATAGTATTCGCTAAAATACACCCCCAGCAATTCACAATATAATTTATTCGCGCCATACATCGTGCGGGGATAGTTCCATTCCCACTCGCGTACGCGGGCGTATTGAGTTTTTGTCTCCAGATCGGGCAGGCCATAAACCGCGATCGAACTGGGAAAAATAAATTGCACTGGCTTGCGCCGCCATTCCGATTGCTCCGCGGCCAGGCGCAATAATTGCATAGTGCCATTGACATTGACCTGATGCGCCGCGCCTGGCGAAAATTCGCCGCGCGTCGAAAGCAGCGCGGCCAGATGATAAATGGCTTCAAATTCATATTCGCTCACCAGACGGTCAAGCAATTTCTGGTCGAGGATATCAGCTTCCCAATGTGTGGTCAGCTCGCGTATATCCTCGGGCAGTGGATCCAAATCCAAACTAAGCAGCGGGACATCTCCAGTTTTTGCGAGCGCTTCAATCAGCGCATGACCGATTTCCCCCGCCGCGCCGGTAATTAGAATAGCTTTCTTTCGCATGATACTCTCCTTCAGTTAAGTAGAAGTATGCTAGAATGAATCGGTCGGATGTATTTTACAATACCACAAAATCCGCCGCCAATGACACTTGTCAGGTGTGAAGTATCCATTCTGGAAATCCGAAAACAAAACTTCAACATTTTTAGAAAGATCGAGGAGTTATTGATATGCCACTGAATATTATTATCGGCACCCAGTGGGGTGATGAAGGCAAAGGCCGCGTGGTAGATTTACTGGCCGGACAAGCCGATTATGTCGCCCGTTATAACGGCGGCGATAACGCCGGGCATACTGTACAGGTCGGCGAGCAGACTTTCAAGCTGCATCTGATTCCCTCGGGCGTGATCCAACCCCACACGGTTGGCGTGATCGGCAATGGCCTGGTCGTCAACCCGGCGGTTTTGCTGCGAGAAATTGAGATGCTGGGCACATATGGTGTAAATATCAACCCGGAGCGGCTAAAAATCTCACACGCCGCGCATATTATCACTCCGGCGCATCTGGCGCTGGATGCCGCTCGCGAGCAGGCACGCGGCACAGGCAAAATCGGCACCACACTGCGCGGCATCGGTCCGGCTTACAATCACAAGGCCGAACGTTCCGGCCTGCGCGTGGAAGCCATGCGCAACCTGGAAAATTTCGCCGAGTCCCTCAAAACGCATGTTGAAACCGTCAACAAACAACTGACCGCTCTTTACGATGCCGAACCGCTTGACGCGCAAGCTGTAACAGAAGAATATGTGAACTACGCGCACCAACTCAAACCTTATATCAGCAATGTGTCGATCTTGCTCAGTCAGGCACTGCAACATGGAGAAAATGTACTCGCCGAAGGCGCACAGGGCACGCTACTTGATCTCGACCACGGAACCTACCCCTATGTGACCAGTTCCAACCCCACTGCGCCAGGCGCATTGGTAGGTCTGGGGTTGGGGGTTGGGCAGATTGGGCGCGTGGTCGGGGTTACAAAGGCCTTTCAGACGCGCGTCGGCGAAGGGCCGTTCCCCACCGAAGAGGCGGGCACAGTTGCCGGACATTTGCGCGGCACAGGCGCCAACCCCTGGGATGAATTTGGCACCACCACTGGCCGCCCGCGGCGCGTGGGTTGGCTGGATATTGTGCTGCTGCGCTATGCGCTGCGCGTCAACGGCGTCACCGAACTCACCATCACCAAACTAGATGTACTCTCCGGGCTGGATACGCTCAATATTTGCACGGGCTACCGCGCGGGCGATCAAGTCTATACCGATCTCCCCTTCGGGCCAACCGATCTGGATTATGAGCCCGTCTACGAAGAACTCCCCGGCTGGCAGGAAGATATTATGAGCGTGCGAGCGTGGGAAGAACTTCCTGCCGAAGCGCAAAATTACATCCAACGGATTGAAAAATTGTGTGGGGTGCCGGCAACCTTGGTTTCCGTAGGCCCAGAGCGGGAGCAAATTATCTTGCGGGTTTAACCTTCAGCCGATGAAACACATACCTATCATCTTAATAACTCTTTTACTCACAGCCTGCCTGCCCCTGCAAGATTTGCCCGATTTGCCCACGGAAACGCCCGCCCCGACGCAGACCGCCACCCCAACAGTGATCTGGTTTCCGCCCACGGAGACTCCAACGCCAGGCCCCACGCTGTTACCCAGCGAAACGCCGGTACTACGCCCAGAGGTTGGCACCCTACTATACAGTGATTCCTTTGCCTCCTCCGCGGGTTGGACACTGCTCACAACAGTGAACAGCAATATCTCAGTCGCCAATAACGAGATCACGCTAGCGCTTTCACAACCCAAAAGCTCTCTCTTCAGCGTGCAAGAAGGGTATTTTTTTAGCGATTTCTATGCCGAAATCACCACCAGCCCAAGTTTGTGCAGCGGAGTTGACGAATATGGTTTGCTCTTGCGTTACAATAATCCCACCAATTTTTACCGCTTCTCGCTCTCATGCGATGGACAATTGCGCCTGGATCGAGTCATCAGCGGCACGGCCTCATCAGCACAGGGCTGGATGCGCAGCGCGGCGGTACCTTCGGCGGCCCCCAGCATTTCTCGCCTGGGGGTTTGGGCCTCGGGGAGAGAGATGCGCTTCTTCGTCAACGACCAGTACCAATTCAGCATCAGTGACCCATCACTAAAGAATGGGGCGTTAGGCGTATTCATCCGCTCGGCAGGCGAAACCGCAGTGACGGTTAGCTTTTCGGATTTGACGGTCTATCAGATTGAACCGTAAACAATACACCACAAAGATACTAAGGCTCAAAGAAAAAAACTTGATGGCATTGCACTAAAAACTACTTATGAGTAAACGCAAATTCCGCAACCGGCTTAACGATCTAGATACCAAAGAATGGCTCAAATTTCAGAAATCGTGGTTTGTGCATAATCCGCCGCCGCGTAAAAAAGATGTGTTACAACATCCGGCAAAATATCCCGAAACGTTGGTGCAGGAGTTCATTGAGTTTTTTACCAAACAAGAGGGGGTTGTCTTCGATCCGATGGCGGGTACCGGCAGCACATTGATTGCCGCGTTGCGTGCGGGACGTCACAGCTATGGCATTGAACTCAACCCGGCTTATGCAAAAATGGCGCGTCAAATGCTGCTCGAGGAACGTCAAGCCCTGGGGGATACCAACGACCCACTCATCGCCGAAGTCGTCACTGGCAACTCCACTCAAATTGCTACAATCTTCCCAGAGTATGACATCCCCCCCCTTGATTACGTCATCACTTCACCCCCTTATTGGGATATGCTCAGCGCTAAAGGCGCGGAAACCCAGAAAAAACGCCGGGGAGACGATTCGCTGGACGTGGTGTATTCCGACCACCCAGATGATTTAGGCAATATCCCCGATTACGAACATTTCCTAAATATGCTCGTGCGGATTTATATCCAAATGAAGCCGTTTCTGAAACCACGGGCTTATATCACGATTATCGTGAAGAATGTGAAGAAAGGGGGCAAAATGTACCCCTTGGCCTGGGATTTGGCCCGGCGGTTGGATGGAACCTACACGCTCAAAGACGAAAAAATCTGGTGCCAGGATAATATTCGTCTGTTTCCTTACGGGATGGGCAACGCCTGGGTGAGTAATACATTTCACCACTATTGTTTGCAATTTCGGAATGAGTAACGAAAAAAAATATAACCACAAAGACACCAAAACTCAAAGAATATGGCTTGAGCGATTGACGAAAAATTTTCATCCTTTGTGATTTTGTGCCTAAGTGGTGAATCTTTTTGTTGATTACACTGAGTGTGCAGTTATTGGATACCGAATAACCATGCTAACCTCCTCCGACTTCATCACCATCCCCTACACACCCGATATGACCCAGGCAGGAATTGCCTATGCCTGCAAATCGCTGCACTTCACCTACAATCGCATGGGCACTTCGCCGGTGAAACGCTTGCAGCGCATTGTGGCAGGGGTAGCAGTAGAGCTGGCTTTCCGACGCTTACTGGCCGCGAAGCAAATTCCCCACGACAATCTGGGAGCCACTCCTTTCACCGATCCTGATCGTTATGATATTGCCATTGGCGGGCGGCGCTGCGATATCAAGAGTTTCTTGCTCACGCATAAAGAGCGTATCAGCCAGGTGCGTCAGCAACCCGCCAATTTGCTCGAAGCGCAGGCATTGGTACCGCTCGACCAAATCAAGGCGGACCGCGGCACTGATGATGATATTTTTATTTTCGCCTTTCTAAACGCGTTACTGACCCCCAATCAGGCAACCCTAAAAAAAGCACTCGCTGCCGAGCAGCCAGTATATCTCATCTACACGCTGCCTAAACACTGGGCACGTCCCCAGGCATGGCAACCTT
Protein-coding regions in this window:
- a CDS encoding adenylosuccinate synthase; translation: MPLNIIIGTQWGDEGKGRVVDLLAGQADYVARYNGGDNAGHTVQVGEQTFKLHLIPSGVIQPHTVGVIGNGLVVNPAVLLREIEMLGTYGVNINPERLKISHAAHIITPAHLALDAAREQARGTGKIGTTLRGIGPAYNHKAERSGLRVEAMRNLENFAESLKTHVETVNKQLTALYDAEPLDAQAVTEEYVNYAHQLKPYISNVSILLSQALQHGENVLAEGAQGTLLDLDHGTYPYVTSSNPTAPGALVGLGLGVGQIGRVVGVTKAFQTRVGEGPFPTEEAGTVAGHLRGTGANPWDEFGTTTGRPRRVGWLDIVLLRYALRVNGVTELTITKLDVLSGLDTLNICTGYRAGDQVYTDLPFGPTDLDYEPVYEELPGWQEDIMSVRAWEELPAEAQNYIQRIEKLCGVPATLVSVGPEREQIILRV
- a CDS encoding NAD-dependent epimerase/dehydratase family protein; amino-acid sequence: MRKKAILITGAAGEIGHALIEALAKTGDVPLLSLDLDPLPEDIRELTTHWEADILDQKLLDRLVSEYEFEAIYHLAALLSTRGEFSPGAAHQVNVNGTMQLLRLAAEQSEWRRKPVQFIFPSSIAVYGLPDLETKTQYARVREWEWNYPRTMYGANKLYCELLGVYFSEYYRQLAAEQSTMVDFRAVRFPGLISAFTVPSGGTSDYGPEMLHAAAKGEPYGCFVRPDVRIPFMAMPDAVKSLLALAAAPAEAIGQRVYNVTSFSLSAEEFKQWVLKFFPAAQIDFTPDMKRQTIVDSWAAEMDDSAARRDWGWQPDYDVQRAFEGYLVPNITKRYQD
- a CDS encoding site-specific DNA-methyltransferase, whose amino-acid sequence is MSKRKFRNRLNDLDTKEWLKFQKSWFVHNPPPRKKDVLQHPAKYPETLVQEFIEFFTKQEGVVFDPMAGTGSTLIAALRAGRHSYGIELNPAYAKMARQMLLEERQALGDTNDPLIAEVVTGNSTQIATIFPEYDIPPLDYVITSPPYWDMLSAKGAETQKKRRGDDSLDVVYSDHPDDLGNIPDYEHFLNMLVRIYIQMKPFLKPRAYITIIVKNVKKGGKMYPLAWDLARRLDGTYTLKDEKIWCQDNIRLFPYGMGNAWVSNTFHHYCLQFRNE
- a CDS encoding NAD-binding protein, producing MSAKLTVGYIGLGIMGKSMARNILKAGYPLVVHNRSRSAVAELVAEGAKEAFSPAEVAAQVDVIFTNLPDSPDVELVALGTEGIIEAARDGLIFVDNSTIKPATARLISQELGQKGVLALDCPVSGGDIGAKNGTLAIMVGGPADALEKVLPIFNAVGKSITHVGEAGAGQIAKAANQIMVAAQMVAMGELMILAKKAGADPEKVVAAIQGGAAQCWTLDVKPERLFAGNRQPGFKAYMQAKDLGIVMDTAREYGVPIPAAAVHTQLFDAMLQMGMPELDNSAVVGVVEALANTSLLDA